Proteins encoded within one genomic window of Anopheles gambiae chromosome 3, idAnoGambNW_F1_1, whole genome shotgun sequence:
- the LOC1279895 gene encoding pre-mRNA-processing factor 17 — protein sequence MLHLQGYGSSASDSEPEDGKSKVESPPTEPASSADATAHLKPVDSKYSVVKSLEICAAPLVVPMGQSEVSRALAPTINEVNYNPRYEELFAPVAGPENPFLTQQMKAQKNMLTGFVENAHISDFQFENQRKTFHSYGYAMDPSVDGKGTAPEEGPSYVGHLQAAYDTDGATVFESAKAKANAGEKRKRVKNDDPEDVEGFLGPWGKYEDEETVARPSEKERAEIEEMMAKKHRRHKVKEDKPIEEKSILHIKDAFDYQGRSFLHPPHDVGVNLRKAGAPDRCFLPKAHIHTWTGHTKGISAIRWFPVSAHLLLSCSMDARVKLWEVYNERRCVRTYSGHRQAVRDVSFNNKGERFISAGYDRYLKLWDTETGDVISRFNSRKIPFCVKFHPDFNKQHLFVAGTSDKKIICWDTRTGEVVQEYDRHLGAVNTITFVDENRRFVTTSDDKSLRVWEWDIPVDMKYIADPTMHSMPAVTLAPNGKWLACQSLDNKIVIFSAINRFKMNRKKTFTGHMVSGYACNLDFSPDMSYLVSGDGDGKCYIWDWKTTKLYKKWQAHDNVCIATLWHPHEASKLVTAGWDGVIKYWD from the exons ATGCTGCACCTACAAGGCTACGGTAGTAGCGCAAGTGATTCGGAACCGGAAGATGGCAAGAGCAAAGTGGAAAGCCCGCCAACAGAGCCAGCAAGTTCGGCCGATGCGACAGCCCATCTGAAGCCCGTCGACAGCAAGTATTCCGTGGTAAAATCGTTGGAAATATGTGCTGCTCCGTTAGTTGTCCCGATG GGTCAGTCGGAAGTGTCCCGCGCCCTCGCACCGACCATAAACGAGGTCAACTACAATCCCCGCTACGAGGAGCTGTTCGCTCCGGTGGCTGGGCCCGAGAATCCGTTCCTGACGCAGCAAATGAAGGCACAGAAAAACATGCTCACGGGCTTCGTGGAAAATGCACACATCAGCGACTTTCAGTTTGAAAATCAGCGCAAAACGTTCCACAGCTATGGGTACGCGATGGATCCGTCGGTGGACGGGAAGGGAACGGCGCCGGAGGAAGGGCCGAGCTACGTGGGCCATCTGCAGGCCGCTTACGATACGGACGGTGCGACCGTGTTCGAATCGGCCAAGGCGAAGGCGAACGCGGGCGAGAAGCGAAAGCGCGTCAAGAACGACGATCCGGAGGATGTGGAAGGATTCCTGGGACCGTGGGGCAAGTACGAGGACGAGGAGACGGTGGCCCGGCCGAGCGAGAAGGAGCGGGCCGAAATCGAGGAAATGATGGCAAAGAAGCATCGCCGCCACAAGGTTAAGGAAGACAAACCGATCGAGGAGAAATCGATTCTGCACA TCAAAGATGCTTTCGATTATCAAGGACGTTCGTTTCTGCACCCACCGCACGATGTTGGAGTTAATCTGCGCAAAGCGGGTGCTCCGGATCGTTGTTTCCTGCCGAAggcacacattcacacctGGACCGGCCATACGAAGGGCATATCGGCGATCCGCTGGTTTCCTGTTTCCGCTCATTTGCTGCTCTCTTGCAGCATGGACGCACGCGTCAAGCTGTGGGAGGTGTACAACGAGCGGCGCTGCGTCCGTACGTACTCCGGCCATCGGCAGGCGGTGCGGGATGTCAGCTTCAATAACAAGGGCGAACGGTTCATCTCGGCCGGGTACGACCGGTACCTGAAGCTGTGGGACACGGAAACGGGCGACGTCATATCGCGGTTCAACTCGCGCAAGATCCCGTTCTGCGTCAAGTTCCATCCGGACTTTAACAAGCAGCATCTGTTCGTGGCCGGCACGTCGGACAAGAAGATTATCTGC TGGGACACCCGCACCGGTGAGGTTGTGCAGGAGTACGATCGCCATCTCGGTGCGGTCAACACGATCACGTTCGTGGACGAAAATCGCCGCTTCGTGACGACCTCGGACGACAAGAGCTTGCGCGTGTGGGAGTGGGACATTCCGGTGGACATGAAGTACATTGCCGATCCGACGATGCATTCGATGCCGGCGGTAACGCTCGCACCGAACGGCAAGTGGCTGGCGTGCCAGAGCCTCGACAACAAGATCGTCATCTTTTCCGCGATCAATCGGTTCAAGATGAATCGCAAGAAAACGTTCACCGGCCACATGGTGTCGGGGTACGCGTGCAATCTGGACTTTTCGCCCGACATGAGCTACCTGGTGTCGGGCGATGGCGACGGCAAGTGCTACATATGGGACTGGAAGACGACCAAGCTGTACAAGAAGTGGCAGGCGCACGATAACGTGTGCATAGCAACGCTGTGGCATCCGCACGAGGCAAGCAAGCTGGTGACGGCCGGCTGGGATGGAGTAATAAAATACTGGGATTGA